From Schaalia sp. ZJ405, one genomic window encodes:
- the thiM gene encoding hydroxyethylthiazole kinase → MNHATAQSALTAVKDTSPLVSCITNSVVTNFTANILLALGAAPAMVDIVGEAGPFASIATGLLINLGTPTPEQREAAIEAAQAANDAGVPWVLDPVAVGVLKHRTATARALLELKPTAIRGNASEIMALAGTGAGGRGVESADDVESALDAGRELAATYGSVVAISGPTDAVITANAVVHVGGGSEMLTRVTGGGCALGAVIAAFIGAGRAHGLTDGDAVAAAHVAYSAAAEIAAAQAKGPGTFSSRFLDALYLLRADDLDRIPLS, encoded by the coding sequence ATGAACCACGCGACTGCACAATCCGCATTAACCGCCGTAAAAGACACGAGTCCGCTGGTCTCCTGCATCACGAACTCCGTGGTAACGAACTTCACGGCCAACATTCTTCTCGCCCTGGGCGCAGCCCCCGCAATGGTTGACATTGTTGGCGAGGCCGGCCCATTTGCCTCAATTGCCACAGGACTGCTCATCAACCTCGGCACGCCCACCCCCGAGCAACGCGAAGCGGCAATCGAAGCAGCTCAAGCAGCCAATGATGCCGGTGTTCCCTGGGTCCTCGACCCCGTCGCCGTCGGCGTACTCAAGCACCGCACAGCCACCGCCCGCGCGCTCCTCGAACTGAAACCGACGGCGATTCGTGGAAACGCTTCGGAAATCATGGCGCTCGCGGGCACAGGCGCAGGTGGACGCGGTGTCGAGAGCGCCGACGATGTTGAATCCGCGCTCGATGCGGGGCGTGAGCTTGCCGCAACCTACGGCAGTGTTGTCGCAATCTCCGGTCCAACGGACGCAGTGATCACCGCCAACGCAGTGGTCCATGTCGGAGGTGGATCCGAGATGCTCACCCGGGTCACTGGCGGGGGATGTGCGCTGGGCGCAGTCATCGCCGCATTCATCGGTGCGGGACGCGCACACGGATTGACGGATGGCGATGCTGTTGCAGCGGCCCACGTCGCATATTCCGCGGCAGCAGAAATTGCAGCAGCGCAGGCGAAGGGACCGGGAACTTTCAGCTCCCGCTTCCTCGACGCACTGTATCTTCTGCGCGCAGATGATCTCGACCGGATTCCCCTGTCATGA
- a CDS encoding pyridine nucleotide-disulfide oxidoreductase — protein sequence MSDSNIPGRSWWHGRRMIIAPAPSRRLGGTPSGKSGLVIRHPVIIGALGVGALGAGLAFHALRPSHRQGRSARFQAAVESACVGLTPLVPEVVVDVGEGFGKPALVTVDLVVDSTGDEDVDAHARQLLDAAASAVWNNREISPVSVRARVLTAQGERNSADRRVRELVSMEALGFPDDIARPSELFEIYGPPASDPQWRP from the coding sequence GTGAGTGATTCGAACATTCCGGGACGGTCGTGGTGGCACGGTCGTCGGATGATCATTGCGCCCGCTCCGTCGAGGAGGCTGGGGGGAACTCCTTCGGGGAAGTCGGGTCTGGTGATACGGCATCCGGTCATTATTGGTGCGCTCGGGGTTGGTGCGCTGGGGGCGGGTCTTGCTTTTCATGCGCTCCGCCCTTCTCATCGTCAGGGCCGGTCGGCTCGCTTCCAGGCTGCGGTTGAGTCCGCGTGCGTTGGGCTGACTCCTCTTGTTCCCGAGGTTGTTGTCGATGTCGGTGAGGGGTTTGGCAAGCCCGCGTTGGTCACGGTTGATCTCGTTGTTGATTCGACGGGGGACGAGGACGTCGACGCCCATGCACGACAGCTCCTTGATGCCGCCGCTAGCGCGGTGTGGAATAACCGGGAGATTTCACCGGTGTCGGTGCGTGCGCGGGTGCTGACGGCCCAGGGCGAACGCAATAGTGCCGACCGACGGGTTCGTGAGCTGGTGTCTATGGAGGCTTTGGGTTTTCCCGATGATATTGCCCGCCCGTCGGAGTTATTTGAGATCTATGGGCCACCCGCATCAGATCCTCAGTGGCGCCCATAA
- a CDS encoding alpha/beta hydrolase — protein MRRRRMRRRYYAPRRVPHAFPPAYVRLKLIPLVPSLVATGLVGLLSQLQDLPPSIRSAAQQRSESMGEEISQSSQRLFFDEPGLDTLVVRSLGRAAAGIAHLGRAWFRTRLVTHADDRDRALEALSRIPARGYEALMVGMLAVGHAVGAMRASDVHVHLLRDSQANPPMQPPAPGHPKAHLRRTGVPGSLSAMCADIDEMYWSMTMGQTVKISRVGSRGTRRWIASIPGTSHLEFTSNANPADMESNIREVLGLPSAIRLGVIAALHEAMRLDGIDEDEWAREPVLLCGHSQAGLLAVSLASLPPEQAGVNVEAVLTVGAPARRFRTRPDVTVLAVAHDQDVIPAMDGSPDRTPDQRVTIGRRLVRPRTNPLYYAHSSATYTETVRQLERKVSVVPWGRVGRAVAALQDFLPQEHEDSRVFYFEIWQDVREGVPMDPWEAFMRATRENAVEPVSYPYDFSPTPLRPPGWWKEFSTVFPAFSQVFPPSFAQSLAGRIRSLRKGRQGAEDQGDASMRHTTIPRQKVEDQR, from the coding sequence ATGCGTCGACGGAGAATGAGGCGTCGCTATTACGCGCCGCGTCGGGTTCCCCACGCGTTTCCACCCGCGTATGTCCGCCTCAAGCTGATTCCGCTTGTCCCTTCACTTGTTGCCACGGGGTTAGTTGGGCTACTCAGTCAGCTTCAGGACCTTCCTCCGTCGATCCGCAGCGCCGCTCAGCAGCGCTCAGAGTCGATGGGCGAGGAGATTTCCCAGAGTTCGCAGCGTTTGTTCTTCGACGAACCGGGGTTGGATACGCTGGTGGTGCGCAGTCTGGGGCGTGCGGCCGCAGGAATCGCTCATCTTGGACGCGCCTGGTTTCGCACGCGCCTGGTGACTCATGCCGATGATCGTGACCGCGCCCTCGAAGCCCTTTCCCGCATCCCGGCACGCGGCTATGAGGCCCTCATGGTGGGGATGCTCGCTGTTGGACACGCCGTCGGGGCGATGCGTGCAAGTGACGTTCACGTTCATCTTCTTCGGGATTCCCAAGCGAATCCACCGATGCAGCCCCCGGCTCCTGGACATCCGAAAGCACACTTGAGGCGCACGGGGGTGCCGGGGTCCCTCAGCGCCATGTGCGCCGACATCGACGAGATGTACTGGTCGATGACAATGGGTCAGACGGTGAAAATTTCCCGAGTAGGAAGTCGTGGAACACGTCGATGGATCGCTTCGATACCGGGAACCTCTCACCTGGAGTTCACCTCGAATGCGAACCCCGCGGATATGGAGTCAAACATTCGTGAGGTTCTTGGTCTCCCCTCGGCGATCCGTCTGGGTGTCATCGCGGCCCTCCATGAAGCGATGCGCCTTGATGGGATTGACGAGGACGAGTGGGCTCGCGAACCCGTTCTTCTTTGCGGGCATTCTCAAGCCGGTTTGCTTGCCGTGTCGCTGGCTTCCCTTCCTCCTGAGCAGGCGGGAGTCAATGTTGAAGCGGTGTTGACGGTTGGGGCTCCGGCACGCCGTTTTCGCACTCGTCCAGATGTCACGGTTCTTGCGGTCGCTCACGATCAGGACGTTATTCCAGCGATGGATGGGTCTCCCGACCGGACTCCCGATCAGCGGGTCACCATTGGACGCAGGCTCGTGCGCCCTCGAACCAATCCTCTCTACTACGCTCATTCGTCGGCGACCTACACGGAGACTGTGCGCCAGCTCGAGCGGAAGGTCAGCGTTGTTCCGTGGGGTCGCGTTGGTCGGGCCGTGGCCGCGTTGCAGGATTTTCTTCCGCAGGAGCACGAGGATTCTCGGGTGTTCTATTTTGAGATTTGGCAGGATGTTCGCGAGGGCGTCCCTATGGATCCGTGGGAGGCTTTCATGAGGGCGACTCGTGAAAACGCGGTCGAACCTGTCTCATACCCGTACGACTTTTCACCGACTCCGCTTCGTCCGCCTGGGTGGTGGAAGGAGTTCTCCACTGTGTTCCCTGCATTTTCACAGGTCTTTCCCCCATCCTTTGCACAGTCCCTGGCCGGTCGGATCCGTTCCTTACGTAAGGGACGCCAGGGAGCCGAAGACCAGGGGGATGCGTCAATGCGACACACGACGATTCCACGACAGAAAGTAGAGGATCAACGGTGA
- a CDS encoding heavy-metal-associated domain-containing protein, whose amino-acid sequence MSVEFDRTIELSVDGMTCGHCVMSVTEELKEVPGVQNVDVILNSGATSKVTVVTNTPIEDDALRDAVSEAGYELVGITRDF is encoded by the coding sequence ATGTCTGTTGAATTCGACCGCACAATTGAACTATCTGTTGATGGGATGACCTGCGGACATTGCGTCATGTCCGTAACCGAAGAACTCAAAGAAGTTCCCGGTGTCCAAAATGTTGATGTCATCTTGAACTCGGGCGCCACCTCTAAGGTCACCGTTGTCACCAACACCCCCATTGAGGACGATGCCCTTCGCGACGCCGTCAGTGAAGCCGGATACGAACTCGTGGGGATTACCCGAGACTTCTAG
- a CDS encoding heavy metal translocating P-type ATPase, whose translation MPTSSSHLQASANTPGHTPSSLDHSPASSSTHSSAENTVTAYGTSRPTEVGEGARRHAEELKRRLAIAAPLGIAVMVISMVPAFQFIGWQWVVAALSLPVVTWGAWPFHSAAFMAIRHGSTTMDTLVSLGVIASTLWSWWALIATDAGTLGMTMHMSLLPRADAHSGHAEIYFEGACMIVVFLLAGRWMEARARYRAGDALRSLLELGAKEATVLTADPLTNTQVERRVPAEDLRVGDRILVRPGEKVATDGVVESGNSSLDTSLLTGESIPVDVSGGDEVTGATMNTWGTLTIRVTRVGSDTTLAQIGRMVTDAQAGKAPVQRLADRISSVFVPVVIAVALATAIGWLFVGASVQTAVTSAVAVLVVACPCALGLATPTALLVGSGRASQLGIVIKSAEILEQTRRIDTIVLDKTGTVTTGKMALESVVTDADSCASSSMNEDDVLVLVAGAEAPSEHPLARAIVAGAATRGVRPIAVTGFTNHAGLGVSALVPGASTSGSDLILVGRLSWLQGLGTRIPDSLERAVANAQSSGASAVVAAVVHGWEDSVSQPLVSVSLDEDEADRFAPQSPAPADLNSVFDPAPVATITMNVHGMTCASCVNRVERKLGKLQGVSASVNLATESAVITLTEPHTDEELEAIVAKAGYSGRVLQRVESSASAQDVDSDGHKAGSSSSPHIEGEQSSDATGIRVLPASLDEAHAVAVLVVRDSVKPSSAEAMKQLVALGIEPVLLTGDNSEAAHDVAQHVGIERVIAQVMPDEKRDVIAQLQGEGRVVAMVGDGVNDAAALAQASVKGLGIAMGSGTDVAIEVADITLVNSDLTSAAAAMRISRATLRIIKENLFWAFFYNVLMVPLAIAGMLTPMIASAAMACSSIFVVLNSLRLRRAH comes from the coding sequence ATGCCGACGTCGTCTTCCCATCTCCAAGCATCCGCCAACACTCCAGGCCACACGCCCTCGTCCCTCGACCACTCACCCGCCTCCTCCAGCACCCACAGCTCAGCTGAAAACACCGTCACCGCCTATGGGACGTCCCGACCGACCGAGGTCGGCGAAGGTGCTCGCCGCCACGCTGAAGAACTCAAGCGCCGCCTCGCTATTGCAGCCCCTCTGGGCATTGCTGTCATGGTGATCTCAATGGTCCCCGCGTTCCAATTCATCGGCTGGCAGTGGGTTGTTGCAGCGCTGTCCCTCCCGGTTGTCACATGGGGCGCATGGCCTTTCCATTCGGCAGCATTCATGGCTATCCGCCACGGGTCAACAACGATGGACACGCTGGTTTCATTGGGCGTTATCGCATCGACGCTGTGGAGCTGGTGGGCGTTGATTGCCACAGATGCCGGCACACTTGGAATGACGATGCACATGTCGCTCCTGCCACGCGCAGATGCCCACAGCGGCCACGCGGAGATCTACTTCGAGGGGGCGTGCATGATTGTTGTTTTCCTCCTCGCTGGCCGGTGGATGGAAGCGCGCGCCCGCTACCGTGCGGGTGACGCACTCCGTTCACTCTTAGAGCTCGGGGCAAAGGAAGCAACCGTCCTGACAGCCGATCCCCTCACAAACACGCAGGTCGAACGCAGAGTCCCCGCTGAGGATCTGCGCGTCGGTGATCGCATTCTTGTTCGCCCGGGAGAAAAGGTCGCCACCGATGGCGTAGTCGAATCGGGCAATTCATCCCTGGATACGTCACTCCTGACCGGCGAGTCAATCCCGGTGGATGTCAGTGGTGGTGACGAGGTGACCGGCGCGACGATGAACACGTGGGGGACTCTGACGATTCGCGTCACCCGCGTTGGTTCTGATACGACTCTTGCGCAGATTGGCCGCATGGTCACTGATGCTCAGGCGGGTAAAGCCCCTGTTCAGCGGTTGGCTGACCGAATCTCCAGCGTTTTCGTTCCCGTGGTGATCGCAGTTGCCCTGGCGACTGCGATCGGCTGGTTATTTGTCGGAGCGTCGGTTCAGACTGCCGTGACCAGTGCCGTCGCCGTCCTCGTTGTTGCGTGTCCGTGCGCGCTCGGTTTGGCAACCCCCACCGCGCTTCTTGTGGGTTCGGGGCGTGCAAGCCAGCTCGGCATCGTCATCAAGTCCGCTGAGATCCTCGAGCAGACCCGTCGTATTGACACAATCGTCCTGGACAAAACGGGCACCGTGACGACCGGCAAAATGGCTCTTGAATCCGTGGTCACCGACGCTGACTCCTGCGCGTCGTCCTCGATGAACGAGGACGACGTGCTCGTCCTCGTCGCCGGAGCTGAGGCTCCTTCCGAACATCCTCTTGCCCGGGCAATCGTCGCCGGAGCTGCGACACGGGGGGTTCGTCCCATAGCGGTTACCGGCTTCACCAACCACGCTGGTCTCGGCGTGTCCGCACTCGTGCCGGGGGCCAGCACTTCCGGATCTGATTTGATCCTCGTTGGTCGGCTTTCATGGCTTCAGGGTCTGGGCACACGCATCCCCGACTCGCTCGAACGCGCGGTGGCCAACGCCCAAAGCTCCGGTGCCAGTGCCGTTGTCGCTGCCGTTGTTCACGGGTGGGAAGATTCCGTTTCTCAGCCCTTAGTCTCAGTGTCCCTTGACGAGGACGAGGCCGATCGCTTCGCACCTCAGTCACCGGCACCCGCGGACCTCAACTCGGTGTTTGATCCAGCTCCTGTGGCGACGATCACGATGAATGTTCACGGGATGACGTGTGCGTCGTGCGTCAACCGGGTTGAGCGCAAACTGGGAAAACTTCAGGGTGTTTCAGCGTCGGTGAACCTCGCAACCGAATCGGCGGTGATTACGCTGACTGAGCCGCACACAGACGAGGAGCTCGAAGCCATTGTTGCCAAGGCCGGCTATTCGGGACGAGTTCTTCAACGGGTCGAAAGTTCAGCGTCTGCACAAGATGTTGATTCCGACGGTCACAAGGCAGGCTCGTCCTCGTCACCCCACATCGAGGGTGAGCAGTCGAGCGACGCCACCGGAATCCGTGTCCTCCCTGCATCTCTTGACGAGGCTCACGCAGTTGCCGTTCTCGTCGTGCGCGACTCGGTGAAGCCGTCGTCCGCGGAGGCAATGAAACAGCTTGTCGCACTGGGAATCGAGCCCGTGCTGCTCACAGGCGACAATTCCGAAGCCGCGCATGACGTTGCGCAGCACGTGGGGATCGAACGTGTTATCGCCCAGGTCATGCCTGATGAAAAACGCGATGTCATCGCACAGCTTCAGGGCGAGGGACGCGTCGTCGCAATGGTCGGAGACGGAGTTAATGATGCCGCAGCACTAGCTCAGGCCAGCGTCAAGGGCTTGGGCATCGCGATGGGATCCGGAACGGATGTGGCAATCGAGGTTGCTGACATTACCCTGGTCAATTCGGATCTGACGAGTGCGGCTGCGGCGATGAGAATTTCTCGAGCGACACTGCGCATCATCAAGGAAAACCTATTCTGGGCGTTCTTCTACAACGTTCTCATGGTGCCGTTGGCAATCGCTGGGATGCTCACACCGATGATCGCCTCCGCGGCGATGGCGTGCTCCTCGATCTTTGTTGTGCTCAATTCGTTGCGTTTACGGCGCGCTCACTAG
- the purB gene encoding adenylosuccinate lyase produces the protein MSAHPSSLFSPSHGYTDLASGGEPLSPLDGRYRAAAAPLANYLSEAGLNRARVHVEIEWLIHLLDHRVLPGAPTLSDDERDYLRQLPRSFDSSTIAALASFESVTKHDVKAVEYLIGDHLEKAASVLGPDSVLPKLREVVHIFCTSEDINNLAYALTIQAAVTQVWLPAAREFLSRLTRLAKEGADIPMLAHTHGQPATPVTMGKEMAVFAHRFQRQIRRIERAEYLGKINGATGTWAAHVVSVPGADWPAISRDFVEGLGLTWNPLTTQIESHDWQAELYADVARAGRVAHNVATDCWTYISMGYFHQNLAAQGSTGSSTMPHKVNPIRFENAEANLEVSAALFDSLASTLVTSRMQRDLTDSTTQRNIGVAFGHAILAFDNLVRGLDGVDINAERMAEDLERNWAVLGEAVQQAMRAAAIAGATGMANPYERLKELTRGHEVGEAEMRDFISGLGLPTDVKEHLLALTPATYIGLAPSIAHWVEGANE, from the coding sequence ATGAGCGCTCATCCATCGTCCCTGTTCTCCCCATCCCACGGCTATACCGATCTGGCATCGGGAGGCGAACCCCTGTCTCCACTTGACGGACGCTACCGCGCGGCCGCCGCCCCATTGGCAAATTACCTCTCGGAGGCTGGGCTTAATCGCGCCCGCGTTCACGTGGAAATCGAATGGCTCATTCATCTTCTTGATCACCGGGTCCTCCCCGGTGCTCCCACGTTGAGTGACGATGAGCGTGACTATCTTCGCCAGCTTCCCCGCTCCTTTGATTCTTCAACGATTGCAGCCCTCGCATCCTTCGAATCGGTCACCAAGCACGACGTCAAAGCCGTCGAGTATCTCATTGGCGACCACCTGGAGAAGGCGGCGTCCGTCCTCGGCCCCGATTCTGTTTTGCCGAAGCTACGCGAGGTCGTCCACATTTTCTGCACATCCGAGGACATCAACAATCTGGCATACGCACTCACCATTCAGGCTGCGGTCACACAGGTGTGGCTTCCTGCGGCCCGCGAATTCCTCAGCCGTCTCACCCGCCTGGCAAAGGAGGGCGCGGACATTCCGATGCTGGCTCACACTCATGGACAGCCGGCAACCCCCGTGACAATGGGCAAGGAAATGGCTGTGTTCGCACATCGTTTCCAACGCCAGATTCGCCGTATCGAACGCGCGGAATATCTGGGGAAGATCAATGGGGCAACCGGCACCTGGGCTGCCCACGTCGTCTCCGTTCCCGGCGCGGATTGGCCAGCGATTTCTCGCGATTTCGTTGAAGGGCTTGGCCTCACGTGGAATCCACTGACCACGCAGATCGAGTCGCACGACTGGCAGGCGGAACTGTACGCAGATGTCGCCCGCGCAGGTCGGGTGGCACACAACGTTGCCACAGACTGCTGGACCTACATTTCGATGGGGTATTTCCATCAGAATCTCGCAGCTCAGGGGTCAACGGGGTCGTCAACAATGCCGCACAAGGTCAACCCCATCCGTTTTGAGAATGCCGAAGCGAACCTTGAGGTTTCCGCAGCCCTCTTTGATTCACTGGCATCAACGCTCGTCACATCACGTATGCAGCGAGATCTGACAGATTCAACAACGCAGCGCAACATTGGTGTTGCATTCGGCCACGCAATTCTCGCATTCGACAACCTTGTTCGAGGTCTCGACGGTGTTGACATCAACGCCGAACGTATGGCCGAGGATCTTGAGCGCAACTGGGCGGTGCTTGGCGAGGCCGTGCAGCAGGCGATGCGTGCGGCGGCAATCGCGGGAGCTACGGGCATGGCGAACCCCTATGAACGCCTCAAGGAGCTCACCCGCGGCCATGAGGTTGGCGAGGCCGAAATGCGCGATTTCATCTCAGGTCTGGGTCTTCCCACTGACGTCAAAGAACACCTCTTGGCGCTCACTCCCGCAACGTACATCGGTTTGGCCCCGTCGATCGCTCATTGGGTGGAGGGCGCTAACGAGTAG
- a CDS encoding fructosamine kinase family protein produces MTTRTKRSTDPSKISHEVHGLRWLAAAREDMGEDAARVVTVLDSGDTWLTEEELPSTRPTTTAADDFGRALAVTHASGASHWGAPPPRHIGDGWMGQAPLSLPSDPHASPASWGEFYAKERLSPYLESPTFTAEEIRDILRLGDVLASGIYDHPQPALVEQRIAQSVRTNPPPSTSSQPSSSSAKTSAVDSPAASNSCDIRVARTHGDLWSGNIMWTPLGGVLIDPAAQGGHAEEDLAALTVFGCPFVDRIYAAYSEVSPLADGWQDRIALHRLHILMVHCFLFGRAYVPETLAIVRRFM; encoded by the coding sequence ATGACTACGCGAACAAAACGCTCAACCGATCCGTCGAAGATCTCCCATGAGGTCCACGGTCTTCGCTGGCTTGCCGCGGCGCGAGAGGACATGGGAGAGGATGCGGCGCGCGTCGTCACCGTCCTCGATTCCGGGGACACGTGGCTGACCGAAGAGGAACTGCCCAGCACACGCCCCACAACGACAGCCGCAGATGACTTCGGACGAGCGCTTGCCGTCACCCACGCATCCGGGGCATCGCATTGGGGAGCACCACCTCCCAGGCATATCGGGGACGGGTGGATGGGTCAAGCTCCGCTGTCACTTCCCTCAGATCCTCACGCGTCTCCAGCGTCGTGGGGAGAGTTCTACGCGAAGGAACGCCTGAGCCCCTACCTTGAATCACCGACATTCACGGCGGAGGAAATCCGTGACATCCTGCGCCTAGGCGATGTCCTGGCCTCGGGAATCTATGACCATCCCCAACCGGCGCTCGTCGAGCAGCGAATCGCTCAGTCGGTGCGCACCAACCCTCCCCCCTCCACCAGCTCCCAACCCTCTTCCAGCTCCGCGAAGACCAGCGCCGTCGACTCACCGGCAGCCTCAAACTCGTGCGATATCCGCGTTGCCCGCACACACGGTGATCTCTGGTCCGGCAATATCATGTGGACACCTCTAGGTGGCGTGCTCATCGACCCGGCAGCACAGGGAGGTCATGCCGAAGAAGATCTTGCGGCCCTGACGGTTTTCGGATGTCCATTCGTGGATCGCATTTACGCGGCCTACTCCGAAGTCTCACCTCTTGCGGATGGATGGCAAGACCGCATTGCACTCCACCGGCTCCACATTCTCATGGTTCATTGCTTCCTTTTCGGTCGCGCTTATGTGCCCGAAACCCTCGCGATCGTGCGTCGTTTCATGTGA
- a CDS encoding metal-sensitive transcriptional regulator, producing the protein MAHGYSASTDRYVARLRRIEGQIRGIQRMIDGEEYCIDILTQVSAAQSALDSVAIGLLQDHMSHCIVDAAKKSDVDAQEKIEEATRAIARLVKS; encoded by the coding sequence ATGGCACACGGTTACTCGGCGTCAACGGACCGCTACGTTGCACGCCTTCGCCGAATCGAAGGGCAGATTCGCGGAATCCAACGGATGATTGACGGCGAAGAGTACTGCATCGACATCCTCACACAGGTGTCCGCAGCCCAGTCCGCACTCGACTCCGTTGCCATCGGACTCCTTCAGGACCATATGAGTCACTGCATTGTCGACGCAGCGAAGAAATCTGATGTCGACGCGCAAGAAAAGATCGAGGAAGCGACCCGCGCAATCGCACGACTCGTCAAGTCATAG
- a CDS encoding glycosyltransferase family 2 protein, with protein MVTVGGTTVGSQAPQRVAAVIPAHNVGHDVATTVRSCRAIPGVDLLIVVDDGSEDDTGRAARAAGAVVVRHSVYRGRASAIETGVKVAAMRDRADWPPRHLLILSADLGESAVEATLLVQAVTSGQADCATAVLPHSESTLRTGHAQRVARSAIFRATGWESFNPLSSQRCVTREAISVAMPFMQGYGLEVAMTIDILEAGLSAVEVPCSFVHSGADKRIGDLNRPARLTDSLIAAARRRLRRSRRAEIQSLCAPGYTQGIGTPYPRPASERNASERAVNATN; from the coding sequence GTGGTAACTGTGGGTGGAACAACGGTGGGTTCTCAGGCTCCTCAGCGTGTGGCGGCGGTGATTCCTGCCCACAACGTCGGGCACGACGTGGCGACCACCGTACGCTCCTGTCGGGCAATCCCCGGTGTTGACCTCCTCATCGTCGTAGACGACGGGTCCGAGGACGACACGGGACGCGCCGCCCGCGCCGCAGGAGCCGTCGTTGTGCGTCACAGCGTGTACCGTGGCCGTGCCTCCGCGATTGAAACCGGAGTCAAAGTTGCGGCGATGCGTGATCGTGCCGACTGGCCACCCAGGCACCTGCTCATCCTTTCTGCGGATCTGGGCGAATCGGCGGTTGAAGCGACACTCCTCGTTCAAGCGGTGACCTCCGGTCAAGCAGATTGTGCGACCGCGGTCCTTCCGCACTCCGAATCAACGCTCCGCACCGGCCATGCCCAGCGTGTTGCTCGTTCCGCAATTTTTCGGGCCACCGGCTGGGAAAGTTTCAATCCCCTCTCATCGCAGAGGTGCGTCACTCGTGAAGCGATCTCAGTGGCGATGCCATTCATGCAGGGGTACGGCCTCGAAGTTGCGATGACGATCGACATCCTTGAAGCGGGCCTATCTGCCGTTGAGGTGCCATGCAGTTTTGTTCACTCAGGTGCCGACAAACGCATCGGAGACCTCAATCGGCCGGCACGTCTAACGGACTCGCTGATCGCGGCGGCACGCCGCAGGTTGAGGCGTTCACGTCGAGCTGAGATTCAGTCATTGTGCGCTCCCGGCTATACCCAGGGGATCGGGACGCCGTATCCGCGTCCAGCAAGTGAACGCAACGCTAGTGAGCGCGCCGTAAACGCAACGAATTGA
- a CDS encoding DUF5926 family protein: protein MGKASRRKKVTDPAKLKAYRAPIPFVARPFEGMTKEVELVAMREIIPAAIMSARTTPEHGGIECDLVTLLPDGRAAMVRSDGRVLVALQTRFNSGDLSHDVGAAVLAAIAAQKAGTEGIVDIDVREPSERLQDILDPEGFGDLDITDDFGFWFDPTEEIDADTCRALEENRADIIPTEAVADVEGMYWCSMNRNFVRYVTDIDESALFNGLARLGAQGTANVGEGSRFVGAFRALGIAIPVFELGEGVSAADVAPEAQAFAKRLDEALALTDPLSDDERRIRAGMVSRQVTIR from the coding sequence ATGGGAAAAGCAAGCCGTCGTAAAAAAGTCACCGATCCAGCGAAACTCAAGGCCTATCGTGCGCCGATCCCTTTCGTTGCCCGTCCTTTCGAGGGCATGACGAAAGAAGTTGAGCTTGTCGCCATGCGCGAGATCATCCCCGCGGCCATCATGTCCGCGCGCACAACTCCTGAGCACGGGGGGATCGAATGTGACCTTGTGACGCTCCTTCCGGATGGGCGCGCCGCTATGGTTCGCTCAGACGGCCGCGTCCTCGTTGCCTTGCAGACACGCTTTAATTCCGGCGACCTATCCCACGACGTGGGAGCAGCTGTTCTCGCAGCGATCGCCGCGCAGAAAGCGGGAACCGAAGGAATCGTCGACATCGATGTCCGCGAGCCCTCTGAGCGGCTCCAAGACATCCTCGACCCCGAAGGTTTTGGGGACCTGGACATCACCGATGACTTTGGGTTCTGGTTTGACCCGACCGAAGAAATTGACGCGGACACGTGTCGAGCCCTCGAAGAGAACCGCGCCGACATCATCCCAACCGAAGCGGTTGCCGACGTTGAGGGCATGTACTGGTGCTCAATGAACCGCAACTTCGTTCGCTACGTCACCGACATCGACGAATCGGCCCTCTTTAACGGCCTCGCACGTCTTGGAGCTCAAGGAACCGCGAATGTTGGCGAGGGCTCACGTTTCGTTGGAGCATTCCGCGCCCTGGGAATCGCGATTCCCGTATTCGAGCTCGGCGAGGGAGTCTCAGCCGCAGACGTCGCACCCGAAGCGCAAGCGTTCGCCAAACGCCTCGATGAGGCCCTGGCTCTCACCGATCCTCTCAGTGACGACGAACGCCGCATCCGCGCTGGAATGGTGTCCCGCCAGGTGACGATCCGCTAA